From the Rhodanobacter soli genome, one window contains:
- a CDS encoding H-NS histone family protein translates to MAINLETLSPAELKALIANAQSQMQAAHVNHVKEVREKIERLLKSSGLTLADVYPTRSGKGAKGPKSVVAPKYRDPANATQTWSGRGKRPLWFVQALKKRGVTAESLLIDGAPKAAPAKAVKKGAAKKVAKTAAKKAA, encoded by the coding sequence ATGGCTATTAATCTTGAAACGCTGTCTCCTGCCGAACTCAAGGCACTCATCGCAAATGCCCAATCGCAGATGCAGGCTGCTCACGTCAATCACGTCAAAGAGGTACGGGAAAAAATCGAGCGTTTGCTGAAAAGCAGCGGCCTCACCCTGGCCGACGTGTATCCGACACGTAGCGGCAAAGGCGCCAAGGGGCCGAAGTCGGTAGTAGCCCCCAAGTATCGCGACCCTGCGAACGCCACGCAGACATGGTCAGGTCGTGGCAAGCGGCCGTTGTGGTTCGTGCAGGCCTTGAAGAAGCGCGGTGTCACCGCCGAGAGCCTCCTGATCGATGGAGCACCCAAGGCGGCTCCGGCGAAGGCCGTCAAGAAAGGCGCTGCCAAGAAAGTTGCAAAGACCGCTGCCAAGAAAGCGGCCTGA
- a CDS encoding GntR family transcriptional regulator has translation MDAIHSKSEFVYGQVRRALRSGRYAPGQRIDPATIAAEFNTSPTPVRFALYRLVGEALLVDHARGGLHVPLLTEVAMRDLYDWMERLLLMACDIGVSGVARKMEPLEVTSAGDDLVKLTWQLFDAIARATAHGSLHHAVKQANDRLAPVRRAAQGLLKNGFEEFSELNRHWQARDMPALKSALHDYHECRKKLVPCIVALLSEGSDYLR, from the coding sequence ATGGATGCGATCCACTCCAAGAGCGAATTCGTGTACGGACAGGTCAGGCGCGCCCTGCGGTCAGGACGCTACGCACCCGGGCAGCGGATCGATCCGGCAACGATCGCCGCGGAGTTCAACACCAGCCCCACGCCCGTTCGGTTCGCCCTTTATCGGCTGGTCGGCGAAGCCCTGCTAGTCGATCATGCCCGTGGCGGACTGCACGTTCCGTTGCTCACCGAAGTCGCCATGCGCGATCTCTATGACTGGATGGAACGACTGTTGTTGATGGCATGCGACATTGGCGTTTCGGGGGTGGCCAGAAAAATGGAGCCGCTGGAGGTCACGTCCGCTGGCGACGACCTGGTCAAGCTGACGTGGCAACTGTTCGACGCGATCGCCCGCGCGACAGCCCACGGCTCCTTGCACCACGCCGTGAAGCAGGCCAACGACCGGCTGGCGCCGGTACGCCGGGCCGCGCAAGGATTGCTCAAAAACGGCTTCGAAGAGTTTTCGGAATTGAACCGGCACTGGCAGGCCCGCGACATGCCGGCCCTGAAGTCCGCACTGCACGACTATCACGAATGCCGGAAGAAACTCGTGCCGTGCATCGTGGCCTTGCTGAGCGAGGGCAGCGACTACCTTCGCTAG
- a CDS encoding lasso peptide biosynthesis B2 protein, which produces MHYRLRENLSYCDVDGHLIFLDVAQDRYFKLTGALENAMRRFQASEDVAPTLVDGLVAARILVEAPSLKARTAIANIRRPTCSAIEQPATMAGQRIGMAIVFEVMAIVCWTRRQLKTRALKTNLDEASAYRDRKIGAHEVATPAAPEDNLLQATGQFARARRYVPIEPICLLDSLSLLRFLSRRGLSANIVFGVMPDPFAAHCWVQAGDIVLNETLSDAHAHTPIRMV; this is translated from the coding sequence ATGCACTATCGGCTCAGGGAAAACCTCTCGTACTGTGACGTCGACGGACACCTGATTTTTCTCGACGTCGCGCAAGATCGGTACTTCAAGCTGACTGGCGCTCTTGAGAACGCCATGCGACGCTTCCAGGCAAGTGAAGATGTCGCCCCCACGCTAGTGGATGGCCTCGTGGCCGCGCGGATACTGGTCGAGGCACCGAGCCTGAAAGCTCGTACCGCAATAGCGAACATCCGGCGCCCGACTTGCAGCGCAATCGAGCAACCCGCCACGATGGCGGGTCAACGGATCGGTATGGCCATTGTCTTCGAAGTCATGGCGATCGTCTGCTGGACTCGTCGCCAACTGAAGACTCGTGCACTCAAAACGAATCTCGACGAAGCCAGCGCATACCGCGACAGAAAAATAGGCGCGCACGAGGTCGCTACACCCGCCGCTCCTGAAGACAACCTGCTTCAGGCAACCGGACAATTCGCTCGTGCGCGCCGCTATGTGCCCATCGAACCGATCTGCCTCCTGGATTCCTTGTCCCTGCTTCGGTTCCTTTCGCGACGTGGACTATCGGCGAATATCGTTTTCGGCGTGATGCCGGATCCCTTCGCAGCGCATTGCTGGGTACAGGCCGGCGACATTGTCTTGAATGAAACACTCTCCGACGCCCATGCGCACACCCCCATCAGGATGGTCTGA
- a CDS encoding benenodin family lasso peptide: MNTNENICNDTPEEVIVLGVASVETKGQAGGIEPTGPGLPMIPGISEE; encoded by the coding sequence ATGAACACAAACGAGAACATCTGCAACGACACGCCGGAGGAGGTCATCGTACTCGGTGTTGCCAGCGTCGAGACGAAGGGACAGGCTGGCGGTATCGAGCCGACCGGGCCCGGCCTTCCGATGATTCCCGGCATTTCCGAGGAGTAA